In a genomic window of Zingiber officinale cultivar Zhangliang chromosome 9B, Zo_v1.1, whole genome shotgun sequence:
- the LOC122022358 gene encoding glucose-6-phosphate/phosphate translocator 2, chloroplastic-like: MICSVRAASSLSVVAAASSKASMAPTPRFSVPLRSSQNPSSRLNSDRPLYLATRHGFGSEKPRRSSSETNAYEADRNPSISLPDQDELSAASQRLKIGVYFATWWALNVVFNIYNKKVLNAFPYPWLTSTLSLAAGSLIMLASWAARVAEPPKTDLDFWKSLAPVALAHTIGHVAATISMSKVAVSFTHIIKSSEPAFSVLVSRFLLGESFPMHVYLSLLPIIGGCALSALTELNFNITGFMGAMISNLAFVFRNIFSKKGMSGKSVSGMNYYACLSLFSLLILTPFAIAVEGPKLWAAGWHKAISQIGPHFVWWVVAQSVFYHLYNQVSYMSLDEISPLTFSIGNTMKRISVIVSSIIIFHTPVQPINALGAAIAILGTFLYSQAKL, from the exons ATGATTTGCTCCGTCCGAGCTGCTTCTTCCTTGTCCGTCGTCGCCGCGGCGTCGTCCAAAGCATCGATGGCTCCGACGCCGCGATTCAGCGTGCCACTTCGCTCCTCCCAAAATCCAAGTTCTCGCCTTAACTCTGATAGGCCCCTTTACCTGGCCACTCGCCACGGATTCGGCTCCGAAAAGCCTCGGCGGTCGTCATCGGAGACCAATGCGTACGAGGCAGACCGGAACCCGTCCATCTCCTTACCGGACCAGGACGAGCTCTCGGCCGCGTCTCAGAGACTCAAGATCGGCGTCTACTTCGCTACGTGGTGGGCGCTGAACGTGGTGTTCAACATCTACAATAAAAAggtgctcaacgccttcccctaCCCTTGGCTGACCTCGACTCTCTCCTTGGCCGCTGGATCCCTCATCATGCTCGCCTCCTGGGCCGCTAGGGTTGCCGAGCCGCCCAAGACCGACTTGGATTTCTGGAAATCCCTAGCTCCG GTGGCATTGGCGCACACGATTGGGCATGTGGCAGCCACGATAAGCATGTCGAAAGTGGCAGTTTCCTTCACCCACATAATCAAGAGCAGCGAGCCGGCTTTCAGCGTCCTGGTGTCGAGGTTTCTTCTCGGAGAATCTTTCCCTATGCACGTCTACCTCTCCCTGCTCCCCATCATCGGTGGCTGCGCCTTGTCTGCCCTAACGGAGTTGAATTTCAACATCACCG GGTTTATGGGGGCGATGATATCGAACCTCGCATTTGTTTTTAGGAACATCTTCTCGAAAAAGGGAATGAGTGGGAAGTCTGTCAGCGGGATGAACTACTATGCCTGCCTCTCTCTGTTCTCCCTGTTGATTCTCACTCCATTTGCAATTGCTGTGGAAGGTCCCAAACTGTGGGCAGCCGGTTGGCACAAGGCAATCTCACAGATCGGCCCCCATTTTGTCTG GTGGGTGGTCGCCCAAAGTGTGTTCTATCACTTGTATAACCAAGTATCCTATATGTCATTGGATGAGATCTCCCCCTTGACATTCAGCATTGGAAACACCATGAAGAGGATCTCCGTCATCGTCTCGTCGATCATAATCTTCCACACCCCTGTCCAGCCCATCAATGCCCTCGGCGCCGCCATTGCTATTCTCGGAACGTTTCTGTATTCTCAG GCCAAGCTGTGA